The stretch of DNA GTTATTATGAGAGTGAAGGATTTAATGGACACTAAATTTTTAAAAATATATCCAGATTACACTGCTAAAAAAACCATAGAGCTCATGTATAAAAAAAAGAGATATAGCACCGCAGTTCTTGATGAAGAGGATAAATTAGTTGGATGGGTTATGTCGATAGATTTGGCTTTAATTGATGATAAATCTAAAAAGATAAAGGAAATAATGCATCCCCTTAATGAAATAATTATATTGCATGAAAATGACCCTGCAAGAGATGCCGTTATAAAAATTGTAGAGCATAAGGTAACGAGCATACCAGTTTTAAATAATGAAGGAAAAGTTGTGGGAATGGTTAGAAACTGCGATATAACAAAAACACTTGCTAAGTTATACGACATTCCTGTTTATAATTTATTCAAAATTTTTGAAAGGGAGTTAAAAGGTATAACATGGGATGAGCTCATGGAGGCAGCGGCGGTTGTAACAAAACATACAACCGGTGAAGATATATCCGCCAAGGAATACGAAAAAAGGATAGAAAACACAACATTTGGTCAGGCATTATGGGCTTGTGGAGGTTTGGAGAAATTCTTTGCAGGATTAATAAAAATTGGAGAAATTGCCATTGCCAGAAGAGTAGCTAAGGTAAGATAAAAATATAAAATATAATAAAATAAAAATAAATTAAAATAATAAATCATATTACTTAAATATTAATATATTAAATTATTGTAATTCTTTATTACACCATCTTTTAACTATTTCTTTAATAATATCGTAGGAACTATGGAACGGACATTTTGTATAATTTTTGACCTTTATAACTTCTGTTTTTAAATTATGTTTTTTCAACTCATCCTTTAACTCCTGAATTTTAAATGTGGTCTGGTCAGGACCTAATACAATATAATCAGGTTTTATTTTTAATATTGGTTCCAATTTATCGGTTAAACTTCCGAGTATTGCTTTATCAACTGGTTTAATTGCTTCAACCATCATTCTCCTTTGTTCTTCTGGAATTACTGGTTTTCTACCTTTTATTTTTTTTACAGTTTCATCCCGTGCTATGATAACAATTAATTCATCCCCTAAACTTTTCGCATAACTTAGAGTATGATAATGTCCAGGATGCAATAAATCAAAAGTTCCAGCCGTCACTACTATTTTTTTCTTCATCATACATCATCTTTTTAATTTATTAAGTATTAAAAATAATTAATCATTAAGCGGATATAAGGCACATATAATAATTATATTACATTAAATATATAATATTAAAATTAATAGATTAACCTAAAAAATATTTTTTAATGTTTTTATTTATATATTATATATTATAAGAATAGAATAGGAGGATTTAAATTTTAATAATAAATAAGTGATTTTATGAAATGTGAAGTGGTAATTACATCCAAAAATAATAAAGATAATAGTAACAACCGAGCTCCTATTGGAATATTTATAAAAGGAAATAAGGAAATTGTAATGCACCTATACGAAGGTTCTCACACCTATAACAATTTAAAAGATGAGGATTATTTTATAATAAATATATGCTCCCCCTATTTAATAGCCAAATCAGTCCTTGACGATAACGGAAATTACGGATATTTAGAGTATAACAACTGTTCAATACCGTATTTAAAGGAATCCTATAAAATATATCTGGCAAAAATAACCAATAGAAAAATCATAGAATCAAAAAATGAGTATGGGAGCTCTAAGATTATGATTGTTAGGAGCTCTGTTGTATTGGATAAGGATATAAATATTCTACCTATTAAGCCATATAACAGAGCAGAAGGTCTTATTGTGGAAATGGCAATACTATATTCACGATTAAATATTGTAAATGATGAGAAAAGAAAAAATATAAAAGATGAGATGGAACATTATTTTAAGACCATTAAAAAGGTAGGAACTAAAAGATATATTGAGTTAGGAAAGAAATTTTTAGAATAATGTTAGTATATAGTTATTATATACATATTATTCTTCTTTATTTAATCCGCAAACTCTACAAAAATTTTTCAATATTTCAGAGCCATATTCTGTATGGGATACCTCAGGATGAAACTGCACACCATATATTGGTTTTTCCTTATGTTTTATAGATTCTATATCACATATATCGGAATATGCAAGAATTTCGAAACATTCTGGGACTTTTTTAACCTCATCTTTATGAGAAGCCCATGCTGTGAATTCCTTTGGTATGTTTTTAAATAAATCGTTCTCATTTTTAACATATATTTTTGTGTGAGCGTATTCTTCTGATTCTGCCCTTCCAACTTCCCCACCATAAGCCCGAGCTATTAACTGATGACCTAAACATATACCCAATATAGGTAGTTTTGAATTTAAAGCAATATCTATACAGTTAGAAGCTTTTTCAATGTCTGGACCTCCACTTAATATTATGCCTTTTATTTTCTCATTCTCTTCAATTTCACTTAATGGTGTGTCATTTGGAATTATTTTTGAATCTACATCTAAATATCTTAAACTTCTATGTATTCTATGGACATATTGACCGCCATTGTTTAATATTACAATCACAAAATCACCATTTTATTACACTTATAATAACATTTTATTTTATTTATTTTTTATCTTTTGGTTGTGATTTTTGCTCCATTTTCAGTAATTAAAACGGTATGTTCGGTTTGACTTACCATGCCGTGGTTTTTCTCAATTAATGTTGAATAGCCATAGAGACAACCTGAGCTCATTAAAGTTCTCAGGGCAATTTTATATTTTGAATCCTCAGTTGCAAGCCATCGCCCTGCAAATGGGAGGTAGGGGTATTTTTTCTCGATAATCTTTAATATCTTCCTTGCAGATGGCAATCTAACAGGTCTTGATTTTATATATTTAAATATATATTTCTCATTTCCATCCATAACCTCTCCATATCCATCTGTGGCAAAAGGTTCTATCGCTACAATATCCCCTACATCGATATAATCCTTTGATTTTTCTTTTACATTAGGAATGCTTATGCCTGAATGAAGGACATATTGTTCCATAACATGTCCAGATAAATTTGACACTGGTTTATATCCATAACTTTCGATTACTTCCTGTATAATTGCCCCCATATCTCCAATATTCATCGGTGGCACAATTTCTTTAATTACGGTATATAGTGCATCTTCCGATGCTTTTTTTAAATCGTTGTATGAACAGGATAAATCAATGGTTCTTGCTCCATCTGCTATATATCCATCAACATGAACTCCTATATCCAATTTTACAACATCATTTTCAGAGAATGTCTTTTCATCCTTATAAACGGGTGTGTAGTGAGCTGCAATATCATTTATAGAAATATTGCAAGGAAATGCAACTTCTCCTCCGAGCTCACGGGTTCTGTTTTCAACATATTCTGCCACATCGTAAAGTTTAGCACCCGGTTTTATAAGTTTTTCTGCTTCTTCTATTACCTCGGCATGAATTTCTCCAGCTTTCATTAGTTTTTTAACCATTTCACTTTCTTCATTTAGACTATCTTCATCCGCATTATTATTGATATTTTTATCCATTGTAATCCCTTCTATTTTTTATTAGTTTTTTATTAATTATGAATATTTTTATATTTTTTTATTTCTTTATTTTTTATATATTTCTTTTAATTGTTAATTATTTTTATTTTTTTATTATTTAATTTTTAAAGTTATTTTATTATTAATTAATTACTATATCATGTTCTTTTGATTACAATAGTAAGAATATCCTCATCCTCCAATACATGATTAAGTCCTACCCTTTGACCAGGATGTTTTGCAGATTTTCCCCATACCAAAGCGTATCTAAAATTCTTTACAAAATCCCTGTGAAGCTTATTACATACATCTTCAACGGTAGAATTTCTTAAAATGATTAATGGTTCGTCAAGGTCTGGTTTTTTCCCCTGCGGTTTTAAATAAACTTTCATAAATCCAAGACTGTTGAAAATTTTCTCTTTCAATTCTTCAATATTTATATTTTTATAACCTGATACAAGTATATGAGCTCTGTCTTTTAAAACCTCCTCAATCTTTTGAATATGTTCTTTCTCAGCTAAGTCTATTTTATTCACAACTACAAGGGATGGTATATATACCCTATTTGCACTAATCACATCGATAAATTGGTCTGTTGTAATATCTTCCCTTATTACAATATCTGCGTTATGTATTCTATGCTCGTGTAGAATTGCGATAATGGTTTCTTCATCTATTTTTGTTAAAGGAAGGGTGGTATTTATGTGTATTCCCCCTCTATCCTTTTTTACAATCTTAACATCTGGTGGTCTTTGGTCTAATCTTATACCCACATTGTAGAGCTCCCTCTCGATAACTGGGATGTGTTCAGGTGAAAACACATCTACAACAAGCATCACCAAATCCACATTTCTAATGGCTGCCAATACCTCACTACCTCTACCTTTTCCAAATGCTGCACCGCTAATAATTCCCGGAGCATCCAATACCTGTATCTTTGCCCCTCTATATTCTAAGATTCCAGGTATTATCGTTAATGTTGTAAAAGCATAAGCTCCAACTTCTGAATTGGCATTTGTAAGTTTATTTAATAATGTGGATTTACCTACTGATGGAAACCCTACAAAAGCTACTGTGGCGTCCCCTGTTTTTTTAACTGCATAAGAATATCCTGTTCCCGTGCTTTTTGGTTTGTTTTGTAAGTCCCTTAATTTTGCAATTTTAGCTTTTAATATACCTATATGTTTTTGAGTGGCCTTATTATACTGCGTATTTTTTATTTCATCTTCTAATCTCTTAATTTCTTCCTGAATCCCCATAATTTCACCAGATTAAAATAAGTTTTAATTTTATAAATTTTAAATTTCAAAATTTTAAATTATTTTAATTATTGCATATTATTACTTTTAAATTATATTTTAGATTACTTTTAGGTCATTTTTAAATTATTTTTAAATTTCATTATGATTATGTTGAAAATATAAAATCTCTGTGATAATCAATATCAATTAAGAAGAAGGTCAAAAATGTTTAAATTTAAATAAAAAAGAAAAATAATATTATTCATTAATCATCTCATCCATTGAAGATATTATATCTTTAACTTTTGGATTTACAATATAATAATGATTCCATGTTCCCTCTTTTCTAGCTCTTATTATACCAGATTTTTTTAAAATATTCAAATGGTGGGATATAGTTGGTTGAGGCTTTTTTAATTTATCTATTATATTGCATACACACATACTATCGTTTTCACTTAACAACCTCAATATCATTAATCTCGTTGGGTCAGCAAATGCTTTGAAAATTTCTGCCATGTTTTCATATTTGCTTTCATCTACAACCATTTTATCACCAAAACTTTTATGATTTTATAAATTTTTTTAATTTTTTACATATAAAATTTTATTCTGTATTATTTAACAGCTTTATTAATATCTTTATAGTATTTATATATTTTTCAATATTTATATTTAATTATGTTTATCAATTATATTTAATTATTGGTTTATATTAGTTTATATAACATATGTAATGAATTATTGTGGATAAATTATTATGGATAAATAGTATATAACGAATTTTAAAAATATATAAAAAAATAATATATGAAGGCTTTAGATATCCTTAATATTTATAGATATAGTTTTTGGGTTATCTGCACCTTTTAACGAGCCCACTATACCTTTTAGTGTATTTTTAATTATGTCTGAAACAAATGGATTCATTGGTATAGTTTTTCCATTAACAACCATTTCTACCCCTGAGGATGCTACACACTGGTTCCATTTCAATTCTCCACTTACAACTTTTTCTACAAATATTTTACAGTTATATCCGCAATGACCACAGTTTAGATTGTAGGTTGGAACTATACTTTTTTCAAGCACTTTTTCCATAACTTCATCAATGTTATAATTGTAATCTTTGATTACCATAACAGTTTGAGAATCCCAGAGCTCCGAACCTTCATCTTCCTTAACCATCAGTATCTTTGGAATATTTAATTCCTTTAACTGCTCTTTAAATCCTTCCACTATAACAAAGTCGTTATTATTTAATTTAGGCAGTATATCACATAAGTCCATTTTGTCATAAAAAAACGCAGTTTTATTGTTATCTGCTATAACAGATACATTTGAACATTGTTTGAATTTGTAGGAATCTGTTCCTTCCCTATCCACTTTTACATCATGGGTGCTATGCTTTATAGTAGCGACATTGATGTTCATTTCTTTTAATCTTTTTAAAATATCGCATATAAGGGTAGTTTTCCCAGATTTTTTTGGACCAATTACTCCAATAACTCTCATAATATCACATCATAGTATTGCAATATTTCATTTAATAATATTAATATATAAAGTTTTTTAATAATTTAATAAATTATCGGATTTAACATGTGTGCTATATATATCTATATTATATCGAATTATAATGTCCTGTTATTATAATATATCTAAAATATATCCAAAAAATTAAAATAACTTAAATAACCTTAAATATATAAAAATATAAATATATAAACTAATATAAAAGAATATAAAAAACAAATAAAAAGAAAATAATAATATAAAAAAGTAAATAGTAAAAAAAATAAAAAATATAAAAAATAAATTAAGGTTTAATTATGATATATATCGTGGGAATAGGTCCAGGAAATAAAAAATATCTTACATTAAATGCAATTGAAACTGTGGAGAGCTCCGATATTGTAGCAGGTAGCCGTAGAGCATTGGAGTTATTTGATATAAAAGAGGATAAAAAATATATATTAACAAAAAATTTAGTTGAAGAATTAAAAGATTTGGTTATAAACAATAAAAATAAAACTATTACTCTATTATCCACAGGAGACCCATGTTTTAGTGGATTGTTGAAAACAGTTTTAAAATATGATATTGCAAAAAAAGAAGATATAAAAGTAATTCCAGGTATATCCTCTATCCAAGTCGTAGCTTCAAGATTAAAAATTTCATGGGAGGATTACCATGTATTAACGCTTCATGGAAAGGAGGAAAACAGAAAAATTCTTCTAAATTTAATAAAAAATAATAAAAAAGTAATATTCTTACCTAATAATTTGAAAGAGGATATTGAATATTTGTTAAACAACGGCATAAACCCCAATAAAAAAATAACAGTTTGTGAAAACCTCACATATAAAAACGAAAGAATAATATATGAGGAATTAAATAATATTGCGCATATGAATTTTTCATATCTGTGTGTATGCGTAGTGGAATGATATGTATGGGTGGTTATATGGGACATATGAAGAAAATCAAAAATGGCTTTTTAAATTTAACACATCTAAGTAAATTAAAAACAATATTGGCAATAGGGGTTTTATCCTTTATGTTATGTTCGGTAAATGCCGCAGATGTTGTTAAGATTGTGGATAACAGTCCATATCCTGAGTTTATATACGCCGATAATTCCATAGTGCCAAAGATTATAGCACATAATACTGGAAAAAATATACCTTCATTTTTATTTTACTTTATAGACGGGGTATATTCCAACCTAAATAATCCAAATGAGGTAGCTATAAAAACTCCATTATGGTTCTTTGGAAAATTGTTTATGTCAGGCAATAACCTCAATCCTGAAAATGGGTATATATTTATAAATTCTAAATATGTAGGAAAACCAAATGATAAATGGGTAAATTACCTCACTCCAAGTGATGTGATAATATACTCCAACGAAAGTGCAATATGTGCAAGAGCTCATGATAAATACACCGACATAAATATAATAATGTATAACAATGAATCTATAAAGCAGTTGATAAGTGGATTAAAAAGTATTGATGGTATAAAGGTTATAAGTTCAAATGCTGAAACCAAAGATAATGTATTAATAGGAAAATTAAAATTGGATGCCAACATATATGAACTTATGAATATGGGCAATTTTGATTTATATTATGTTCCAATTGATGTTAAAGTCAATGGTTGGAATAAAAAAGACCAAAATACATACAGTAAAGGAAACGAAATAATTTCAATATATAAATTACCTGTAAATAAAGAAACTATAAAAAATATAATTGATGAACAGTTAAAAAATCAAAATTTGAAAAAAGTAAAAGAGAGTTCCTATAATGGATGGGATGTTGTGGAGTATTCTTACAAAAACATAGGAAGGCAATATGCATGCTATAAAGAATTGGAATATGGGTCAGTATGTGTAATTACAGATAAAATAGAAAATCTTGATGATATAAGTATTTCAGAAAATAAATAAAAAATATTACGACAAACAATAAAATAAAAAAAGTAATCATTCAATAAGTCAAATATTTTGGTGATTCAAATGGATATATCTCAATTTTTACCAGATTTGGGAACAGGATTTATAGGTGGAGCAATTATAGGATGGGGCATAAAAAAGGCCATAAAAATAGTTGTTGCATTGGTGGGGCTTTATTTTTTAAGTCTTCTATATTTGGCAAAACTTGGTGTAATATCTATAAATAAAGAAGCATTTACGGGATTAATGGGTAATGTTGAATCTTCCATTATTTCTTATGGTAGTCAGGCTGCGGGATTGATTCATTCCGCATCTTTGGGAACAGGATTTGTTGCTGGATTTGCATTGGGATTTAAAAAAGGATAATCTTATTTTATTCTTATTTTATTTTTTAAATTTTTAATCATCTTATAAATTATATTTTTAATTATACCAAATATATTCTATTTATATCCTTCATATACTTATTAATTATAATAATATATATGCTCAGTATTATGCAATATCATAATTATATATTAAAAACATGAAGTGAAATCATGATAAAGGTAAGATTAAGAGATTTTGTAGAAACAGAAGTTGGGTTTTTTGCAGTAAATGCCTACGAACATCCGGAAGATAGAGTTTTTGCTTTTTTGAGATATTTAAACTTAGCATCAGTAGGAGAGGATGTAATAGATAGATATAATCTAAATAAAGATGACATAAGGGAGAAAAATGGAAAAAAATATATAAAAATAACAGATACTGCAAAAACTTATGGAATTTTAGAAAATTATTTTCCAGAATATTTATATTACGATGAAACAAAGGACATTACATTACACGCAGTTCCAAATGAGTATATAATCAATGTTTTAAGACCAAATGATAGATTAAAGGAAATATTAAACGAAAATAAAAATAATGATAATAAAAATAGTAATAAGAATAATAATAGCAAATTTGAGGAAAAATGTAAATATTTAGCAGATAAACTTCATGATTATGGATTAAGTTATAACCATATGGGGGTTTCAGGTTCAACTGTGGTAAAATTAAACAATGAGAGCTCCGATATTGACTTTGTAATATATGGAATGAAAAACCACAAAAAAGCGAGAAATATTTTAAAAACGATATTTGAGGAAGAAAAAAATAAAGATAAAGATGAAAAATTAAATATACATCCATTATCCGATGAGTTTTGGAAAAAGGCATACCATAAAAGAATAAAAGATGGTACCCTTTCCTACGATGAATTTGTATGGCATGAGAAGAGGAAATATAATAGGGGCGTAATAAACAACACAATGTTTGATTTATTAGCCACGAGAGATTGGGAAGAAATAACTTCAAAATATGGAGAATTCTATTATAAAAATTTAGGATTTATTAACATTGAATGCGATATAATTAATGACGATTATATCTTTGACAATCCTGCAATTTACAAGATAGATAATGTTAAAATTCTTTCCAATATAGCGGAAAATAAATTGGAAGTTAATCCCAACGATATTAAAGAAATTGCCTCATTTACTCACACATATGCAGGACAGGCTTTTAATGGTGAAAAGGTAGTTGTTAGAGGAAAATTGGAAGGGGTGAGCTCACCTTATGGTGATTATAAAAGAGTTGTCGTAGGCACTTCAAGAGAGGCTTTTAATGAATATATAAAATTAAAATAAAAGTGGCTGATACCTTGGAGCTCCTAAACTTAAACCCCCTGGGAAAATTGGAAAAGGCAGAATTCATAAAACGAGTAATAGGTTTTTGGGTAAAATAATAATAAATTTGAGGAAAAAGTTGTTATATTGCAGATACTGGTCGCCTTGGAGAAATACTAACAGAAAGTTAGATTTATTATCTATCCTTCTTATACACTATTTTTCTTTTCCCTTCCACTTCTGTATCCAAAATAGAATCCTATGATTGTTGACACCACTCCAAAGAAGAAATTAATAATATCTTTATTATCATTTATTAAATTATTTCCCGTTAAAACAAGTAATATAATGATTATAAAAACACTGAAAATAGCACCTGCAAGAGCTCTCCTCATTTCACCTTTATCCAAATCTCCATTATTTGCCCAGCCTAATGATATTAACCAAAATAGAATCATCAATGGTATAAATAAAACCCATATGCAATATAAATTATTATATGTGATTATTAAGATAATAATAGTAATGATAACCACAAAAAACATAAGCGTGGATATTATTGCAAAAATATATTTCATATCGTCATTTTGGTATTTTTTATCCATAATATTCCCTTATATTTTATATAAATCATATAAATATTTCTTTACCATATTTACATATTCTTTTTTATTTGGAACAATCATTAATTCTTTTGAAGGAAGTTTTATGGATGCTCTAAACCTGTATTTTCTTGCCAATTCTGTGATTTTTTTATTGTAATGATATAGGTTATCTAAAAGTTCCTCAGTTATTGTTGTATCATAATCGCAGTATTGCAATGGGCAACCTTCTCTCCAATATCCAAATTTATCCCCTACTTCGTGGATTCTTTCTATATTTAGTCCATAATAATTTTTGAGCTTAATAACATCGTCATAACCGCACCTTATGAGGGGCCTAAAAAACATCTTATTATATCTTTTTGGAACTGGGGTGAGCTCCATCTTATCAAATTTTTCAGTGCCGTATGTTTCCCTCAAATGCTGAAATATGGGTCCTGAAATCTTTTCAAGTGCAGTATCTCCTGTTAGTATGATTTCTGCACCTTCATCTTTGGCTATTTCTATAATTTTATCCTTCATTATGTCTTTGCAGATTCGACAGATGCTTCCCCCTTTTGCACCTTTTGTTCGTTTCTTTAAGTCTCCTGTTATGTCATAAAATATTATAGGAATATCCAATTTATCGGCTATTTTTTTAGCCTGTTCCTTAGCCAAATTCCAACTCCATTTATGAACAAAATGGACGCACAAACAAACATCTAAACCTAAATCCTTTGCAATATGGAGTGCTGTTGAGCTGTCCTTTCCACCACTAAGCATAGAAACTATTTTTTTATCTTTTAAGTTATTTTCTTCAAAATTCTTTATTATATCTTTTTTTAACTGATTTAAATCTTTTAGATTTCTTTTAATCTGTGTCCATTGAGTAAATATTACATTATTTTCCATAATATCCATCAATATTTTTATTTTTTTACAATATTATTCTTTTTATTTTTTATATATCTTTTTTTATTCATTTTTATTTATCTTATCTTTATCGATAATTCTTTCAAAACCGTTATATACTACAAATCTGTTTTTTCTGGCAAAACCTATTAATATAATATCGTTATCCTTTGCGAGCTCTATACCTTTATCCGTTGATGGGGATTTTGATATTATTGCAGGTATTTTAGCGTTAATTACTTTTTTTACCATACCATAAGGCTGTCTTCCGCTTGAAACCAATATTTTGTCATCCAAATTTATATTATTTAATATTCCATAACCTATTACTTTATCAACTGCATTATGTCTTCCAATATCTTCAATAGTAATTATTTCATTCCCATTTAAATCAAACAAACATGCCCAATGAGTCCCTCCTGTTATATTCCAAATCCCCCTGATATTTGACATATATTTCATGATTTTAAAAATGGTTTTTAACGGTATTTTTATATTATTTCCTGATTTTGCATTATTTATTAATTTTATACCTAATTCATCAGTTATTACAGTTATTTTATTATTATCAATATGAATATCCTTAATGGATTCTGGTTTTAAATAGCCCTCTGAAATAACATGACCAACCCCAAGTTCCTTTAAATTATTTGGTGATGCCGTAATATTTCCTATAAATTTATTGTTAATATACAATTTATAATGATTTTCAACACATACATAATCTTCACCATATCTTGAAGTGAGCTCATCCCAATTTATGATTTTTATCTTTTTTATCGTCATATAATTACCCCATAATTTTGACATAAAATGTTCTTTTTCTTGGTCCATCGAATTCACAGAAATAAATACCCTGCCAAGTGCCAAGTAGTGGTTTTCCATGTGATATTATTACAGTTAATGAACTTCCAAAAAGGGAGCTCTTAATATGAGCATCGGAGTTGCCTTCCAAATGCGTAAAATTATAATTTTTCGGTATCTTATCATTTAAAAATTTTAGAATGTCTTTTTTAACAGACGAGTCAGCATTTTCGTTAATTGTTATGCCAGCGGTGGTATGTGGAATATATATTATGGCAATTCCATCATTTAGTTTTGAGTTTTTTATGGAATCTACTATGTAATTTGTAATATCAATCATCTCCTCCCTTGAATTTGTTTTTATTTGGTATTTAAATAGCATGGTATCACCTAAATATCCTATAAAAATAAATAATTAAGGTATATTGTAGCATTAATAAATTAAATAGTTTGAATGTATGAGATGGCATAATATATGTAGTAACTAAATAGAAAATATATGGGATGCATTAAGATAATATAATAAAAATTAATTAATTATTATTGGATTAAAATTATTATAAATTAATTTTTGGTGGTGTTATTATGATGGACGAAATTCCAATATATATTGCAATTTTAAGTTTTATCATCATGCTTATGGGGGAAATTTTAGCCAATTATTCTGTTTCTTTGAAATTTAAATATGAATTTGAAGCAGTTTCATTTGGATTTATATTTGGGGTTGCAACTCTGATACTAATTCCAAAGGCATATTCAAACATGTTTGTATTATTTGCATTGTATGTAATTTTAGGGATGATTACAGTTTATTTAATCGAGAGATATTTAGCTTACTGTCCATTGTCAAAAAAATATTGTGCAGAGTGTGGTAGTTTAGAAGATTTTAAAATTAA from Methanothermococcus okinawensis IH1 encodes:
- the fdhD gene encoding formate dehydrogenase accessory sulfurtransferase FdhD; translation: MTIKKIKIINWDELTSRYGEDYVCVENHYKLYINNKFIGNITASPNNLKELGVGHVISEGYLKPESIKDIHIDNNKITVITDELGIKLINNAKSGNNIKIPLKTIFKIMKYMSNIRGIWNITGGTHWACLFDLNGNEIITIEDIGRHNAVDKVIGYGILNNINLDDKILVSSGRQPYGMVKKVINAKIPAIISKSPSTDKGIELAKDNDIILIGFARKNRFVVYNGFERIIDKDKINKNE
- a CDS encoding 7-cyano-7-deazaguanine synthase, with the translated sequence MENNVIFTQWTQIKRNLKDLNQLKKDIIKNFEENNLKDKKIVSMLSGGKDSSTALHIAKDLGLDVCLCVHFVHKWSWNLAKEQAKKIADKLDIPIIFYDITGDLKKRTKGAKGGSICRICKDIMKDKIIEIAKDEGAEIILTGDTALEKISGPIFQHLRETYGTEKFDKMELTPVPKRYNKMFFRPLIRCGYDDVIKLKNYYGLNIERIHEVGDKFGYWREGCPLQYCDYDTTITEELLDNLYHYNKKITELARKYRFRASIKLPSKELMIVPNKKEYVNMVKKYLYDLYKI
- a CDS encoding secondary thiamine-phosphate synthase enzyme YjbQ, with protein sequence MLFKYQIKTNSREEMIDITNYIVDSIKNSKLNDGIAIIYIPHTTAGITINENADSSVKKDILKFLNDKIPKNYNFTHLEGNSDAHIKSSLFGSSLTVIISHGKPLLGTWQGIYFCEFDGPRKRTFYVKIMG